A stretch of Brassica rapa cultivar Chiifu-401-42 chromosome A08, CAAS_Brap_v3.01, whole genome shotgun sequence DNA encodes these proteins:
- the LOC103835261 gene encoding uncharacterized protein LOC103835261 isoform X4 — MAMVVSGGKMPLHANALPLSIINTKTRVRSVSTVPLFSPASHSPSSSLSIRFKLSPRVSRSLSVVSSVLSEDRATGVSGSGGTDAFKLTYLEGNSWLWETSGLRILVDPILVGNLDFGIPWLYDAAKRFLNGFKLDDLPEVDCLLITQSLDDHCHLNTLRPLSKKSPDLKVIATPNAKPLLDPLFRNITYLEPGESYELNARNGSKVRVKATAGPVLGPPWQRPENGYLLASPEDQISLYYEPHCVCNMELLKNERADIVITPVIKQLLPQFTLVSGQEDAVQLAKILKAKFIVPMQNGDLDAKGILASIIKKEGTIESFKDLLSRELPKAQVLEPIAGVPLEILPPTSDV, encoded by the exons ATGGCTATGGTGGTGTCAGGTGGAAAGATGCCACTTCACGCCAATGCTCTTCCTCTAAGTATCATCAACACCAAAACAAGAGTCCGAAGTGTATCCACAGTTCCCTTGTTCTCACCTGCTTCTCACAGCCCTTCCAGCTCCCTCTCCATCCGCTTCAAGCTCTCGCCGCGAGTGTCCCGGTCTCTCTCTGTGGTATCTTCTGTTCTGTCAGAGGACAGAGCTACCGGAGTTAGTGGCTCAGGGGGGACAGATGCATTCAAGCTGACATACTTGGAG GGAAATAGCTGGCTATGGGAAACGAGTGGACTGAGAATCTTGGTTGATCCTATTCTCGTGGGTAATTTGGACTTTGGCATCCCATGGCTCTATGATGCTGCCAAGAGATTTTTGAACGGCTTCAAG CTTGATGATCTCCCTGAAGTTGATTGCCTGCTCATAACTCAAAGCCTTGATGACCATTGCCATCTAAACACCCTCAGGCCACTTTCCAAGAAATCTCCAGACTTAAAAGTGATTGCAACTCCAAATGCTAAGCCTTTGCTGGATCCTCTTTTCAGAAAT ATCACTTATCTGGAACCTGGAGAGAGCTACGAGCTAAATGCAAGAAACGGCTCTAAGGTTCGAGTCAAAGCCACTGCAGGACCTGTCCTCGGTCCACCATGGCAACGCCCTGAAAACGG ATATCTTCTTGCTTCCCCTGAAGATCAGATATCTCTCTACTACGAACCGCACTGTGTATGCAACATGGAACTTCTGAAGAATGAAAGAGCCGATATTGTAATCACACCGGTCATCAAACAACTTCTCCCACAGTTTACTCTAGTTTCTGGCCAAGAAGACGCTGTCCAGCTCGCCAAAATCTTAAAAGCCAA GTTTATTGTGCCGATGCAAAACGGAGATCTTGATGCAAAGGGGATTTTAGCAAGTATTATTAAGAAAGAAGGAACGATAGAGTCATTTAAG GACTTATTGTCTAGAGAGCTTCCCAAAGCTCAAGTGTTGGAGCCCATAGCAGGCGTGCCGCTAGAGATCTTGCCTCCAACGTCAGACGTTTAG
- the LOC103835264 gene encoding MACPF domain-containing protein CAD1: MENRKGGNFSVPSSEALTTTLRNAIQALGRGFDVTSDVRLLYCKGAPGSRLVHIEEGQNRDLELSDGFLLPNVPVDIECSPGEEGLQRIPVCTFHEMAAAFNEISGVKGNIPLGCFNAMFNYTGSWQVDAASTKSLAVVGYFNRLYEVKLAKLTLFLRNEIKRAVPSSWDPASLASFIENYGTHIVTSVTIGGRDVVYIRQHMSSPLPVSEIDNYVNDMRKHRFQDAESQSITGPLKYKDKDITVIFRRRGGDDLEQSHTRWAKTVPAAPDIINMTFTPIVSLLEGVPGLRHLTRAIELYLEYKPPIEDLQYFLDFQIARAWAPEQSNLQRKEPVCESLQFSLMGPKLFVSADQVTVGRKPVTGLRLSLEGSKQNRLSIHLQHLVSLPKILQPHWDSHVPIGAPKWQGPEEQDSRWFEPIKWKNFSHVSTSPIEHTETHIGDLSGVHIVTGAQLGVWNFGSKNVLHLKLLFSKVPGCTIRRSVWDHTPVASTGRLEQGGASTSSSSGEEKREDLSGQAGKLAKIVDSSEMLKGPQDLPGHWLVTGAKLGVEKGKIVLRVKYSLLNY, encoded by the exons ATGGAGAATCGTAAAGGAGGAAACTTTAGCGTACCCAGCTCGGAAGCTTTGACCACGACGCTTCGCAATGCGATCCAAGCTCTGGGTCGTGGTTTCGATGTCACATCCGATGTGAGGCTTCTTTACTGCAAAGGAGCTCCTGGGTCGAGACTTGTTCACATCGAAGAGGGACAAAACAGAGATCTCGAATTGTCCGATGGGTTTCTTCTCCCTAATGTCCCAGTTGATATCGAGTGCTCCCCAGGCGAAGAAGGCTTACAAAGAATCCCTGTTTGCACCTTCCATGAG ATGGCAGCAGCTTTTAACGAGATATCAGGTGTCAAAGGGAACATACCACTCGGATGCTTTAACGCTATGTTCAACTACACTGGCTCTTGGCAAGTAGATGCAGCTTCCACAAAGTCTCTTGCAGTCGTTGGATACTTTAATCGGCTTTATGAAGTCAAATTAGCAAAGCTTACATTGTTTTTGCGCAATGAGATCAAACGCGCCGTGCCTTCCTCATGGGATCCTGCTTCCTTAGCTAG TTTTATAGAAAACTACGGCACTCATATTGTAACCTCTGTGACGATTGGTGGAAGAGACGTGGTGTACATCAGACAGCATATGTCTTCTCCTTTACCAGTATCTGAAATCGATAACTACGTCAATGACATGAGGAAGCACAGGTTTCAAGATGCAGAGAGTCAATCTATCACCGGACCGTTGAAATACAAAGACAAG GATATTACAGTAATATTTAGGAGAAGAGGAGGAGACGATCTTGAGCAAAGCCACACTAGATGGGCTAAGACagtacctgcagctccagacaTTATCAACATGACTTTTACTCCTATTGTCTCTTTGCTGGAAGGTGTGCCTGGTCTAAGGCATTTAACTCGTGCTATCGAGCTTTATTTGGAAT ATAAGCCTCCTATCGAAGATTTACAGTACTTCTTGGACTTCCAAATAGCTAGAGCATGGGCTCCTGAGCAGAGTAACCTCCAACGTAAAGAACCTGTGTGTGAATCTCTTCAGTTCAGCTTAATGGGTCCCAAACTATTCGTCAGCGCTGATCAG GTAACGGTTGGACGTAAACCGGTCACAGGACTCAGGCTAAGCTTAGAAGGAAGCAAACAAAACCGTCTCTCTATCCATTTACAACACTTGGTCTCTCTCCCCAAGATATTGCAGCCACATTGGGACTCTCACGTGCCTATCGGTGCACCGAAATGGCAAGGACCAGAAGAGCAAGACAGCCGCTGGTTCGAGCCTATCAAATGGAAGAACTTCTCACACGTAAGCACCTCGCCGATAGAACACACCGAGACGCACATAGGAGATCTTTCCGGCGTTCACATTGTCACCGGAGCTCAGCTCGGTGTTTGGAACTTCGGATCAAAGAACGTTTTGCATTTGAAACTACTCTTCTCTAAAGTCCCTGGTTGCACTATAAGACGGTCTGTTTGGGACCACACGCCGGTTGCTTCCACGGGGAGACTCGAACAGGGAGGTGCCTCTACATCGAGTAGTTCGGGTgaggagaagagagaagacTTGTCGGGGCAGGCAGGGAAGCTGGCTAAGATTGTGGACtcgtctgagatgttgaaaGGACCACAGGATTTGCCTGGACATTGGCTTGTGACTGGAGCAAAGCTAGGCGTTGAAAAGGGTAAGATTGTGTTGCGTGTGAAGTATTCGTTGCTTAATTATTGA
- the LOC103835265 gene encoding GDSL esterase/lipase At1g29670, which produces MESYNLRKWCVVFVLLGLAFSVTKAQQVPCYFIFGDSLVDNGNNNGLVSFARANYFPYGIDFGGPTGRFSNGRTTVDEIAELLGFNDYIPAYNSVRGRQILTGVNYASAAAGIRDETGRQLGQRISFSGQVRNYQNTVQQVVSLLGGETQAADYLKRCIYSVGMGSNDYLNNYFMPTFYSSSRQFTPEQYANDLISRYSTQLNALYNYGARKFALIGIGAIGCSPNALARSRDSRTCDERINSANQIFNSKLRSLVDQLNNNHPDAKFTYINAYDIFQDMIKNPSRFGFRVTNAGCCGIGRNAGQITCLPGQRPCRDRNAYVFWDAFHPTEAANIVIARRSYKAESPSDAYPMDISGLARL; this is translated from the exons atGGAGAGTTATAACTTAAGGAAATGGTGTGTAGTGTTTGTGTTGTTGGGTTTAGCGTTTAGTGTAACAAAAGCACAACAAGTTCCATGTTACTTCATCTTTGGTGACTCTTTGGTTGACAATGGAAACAACAACGGTCTTGTTTCTTTTGCAAGAGCAAATTACTTCCCTTACGGCATCGATTTTGGCGGCCCCACTGGCCGTTTCTCCAACGGAAGAACCACCGTTGACGAGATCG CTGAGCTACTTGGATTTAATGATTACATTCCTGCGTACAATAGTGTGAGAGGTCGGCAAATACTCACAGGAGTTAATTACGCATCTGCAGCTGCCGGAATCAGAGATGAAACCGGCCGACAATTG GGACAAAGGATAAGCTTTAGTGGGCAAGTTAGGAACTACCAGAACACGGTGCAGCAGGTTGTGAGTCTGCTAGGAGGCGAGACTCAAGCAGCAGATTACCTCAAGAGATGCATTTACTCTGTTGGTATGGGAAGCAATGACTACCTCAATAACTACTTCATGCCTACGTTCTACTCCTCTAGCAGACAATTCACACCAGAACAATACGCTAACGATCTCATCAGTCGCTACAGCACTCAGCTTAAC GCACTATACAACTATGGGGCTAGGAAGTTTGCATTGATAGGAATCGGCGCAATCGGTTGTAGTCCTAACGCGCTCGCACGCAGTCGTGACAGTAGGACTTGCGACGAAAGAATCAACTCAGCAAACCAAATCTTCAACAGCAAGCTACGGTCTCTGGTTGATCAGCTCAACAACAACCACCCTGATGCGAAGTTCACATACATCAATGCTTATGACATTTTCCAGGATATGATCAAAAACCCATCTAGATTTG GGTTTAGAGTGACGAACGCAGGATGCTGTGGTATCGGAAGAAATGCTGGTCAGATCACATGTTTACCGGGACAAAGACCATGTAGAGACAGAAACGCGTACGTGTTCTGGGACGCGTTTCACCCAACTGAAGCTGCAAACATTGTTATCGCAAGGAGATCGTACAAGGCAGAGTCGCCTTCAGACGCTTACCCTATGGATATCTCAGGGCTGGCACGGCTTTGA